GAAATTTAAATGACGCTACAGAATGGAGCGTTTATACAGGCGCTTGTGGAGGAACTCTTATAGGCACTACTACTGGTACATCTATAAATGTTACACCAACCTCGCCAAGTACTACTTATTTCGTAAGAGGAGAAGGTGGTTGTACAACAGCTAGTTCTTGCGGTAGTGTTACAATTACTACAACAACAGCAGATAATGCTAATTTTAATTATGGTTCTACTACTTTTTGTACAAGCGATAGCGATCCTACTCCTACAATTACAGGTTTAGCAGGTGGTAATTTTTCTAGTACTGCTGGTTTATCAATTAACACAAATACAGGACAAATAGATCTTTCTGCCTCTACACCAAATACATATATTGTTACGTATACAACAGCCGGAACTTGTTCTAATAGCTCCAATGTTTCTGTTACTATTAACCCTTTAGATAATGCTACATTCGCTTATTCTAATATTTCATATTGTGCAAATGATACAGACCCAACTCCTACAATTACGGGGCTACCAGGTGGGGCTTTTACTTCAAGTGGAGGTTTATCTATTAATGCAAGCACAGGACAAGTAGATCTTTCTGCTTCTACTCCTGGTTTCTATATTATAACCTATATAACAACAGGAGCTTGTAATAATAGTTCAAATGTTCCTTTTATTGTTGATGCTGTAGATGATGCTTCATTTTCTTATTCTGCTGCTTCATATTGTGCAAATGACCTAGACCCAACTGCAAATATTACTGGCGCTTCAGGTGGAACTTTTTCTTCTACTGCTGGTTTATCTATTAATACTAGTACAGGACAAATAGATCTTTCTGCTTCTATCCCAAACACGTATACTATTACCTATGCAACATCAGGAACTTGTTCTAATAGTTCAAATGTTTCTGTTACTATAAATGCTTTAGACAATGCTAGTTTTAATTATGCAGCTGCTAGCTATACAAATAATGACACAGACCCAACACCTACAATTACAGGTATACCTGGTGGAACTTTTTCTTCTACCGCAGGGTTAAGTCTAAATACTAGTACCGGAGAAATAGATCTTTCTGCATCAACACTAGGTACATATACAATTACTTACCAAACAACAGGGGCTTGCCCTAATAGTGCAAGTGTTTCTGTAACAATACAAACAAGTGTGGTTACCTGGACTGGAACATTAAATAATGATTGGAATGATACACAAAACTGGAACCCAGCTATTGTACCTCCTGCAAATGCAGACATTATTATTCCAAGTAGTCTAAATAATTACCCAACAGCAAGCAACGCAGTTACATTTAACAGTTTAACCATTAATTCTGGAGCCTCTTTTATACCACAAAGTACCGTAACCGGCTCCGTAACTTTTAAAAGAAATATACCAACAACAAATTGGTATTTAGCATCTACACCTATTGCAAATGAAACATTACAAAACATAATAGCAAATAATACTTTTGCAACCGGTACAGGTGTTAATATTGGTATTGGTAGCTATTCAAATGATGGAGCCACACCTTGGTTCTACGCTAATACAGCTAGTACCGGCAACTTTATTCCAGGATTAGGTGTGTCAATAAAACTAGATACCCCTAATGATTTATCATCTACGGGTAATTTAAATACTTCTAACGTAATGTTTCCTGTATCAGCATCGGGTTCTAGAAATAAATTTAATTTAATTGGTAATCCTTATACAGCTTATGTTAACTCAGATAACTTTGCAAGCGTAAATACAGATAAACTTACAGAAAAAACAGTTTGGTTATGGAATGGAACTGAATATAAATCATACAATTCTATAGACCCAATTGAAATTGCACC
The nucleotide sequence above comes from Polaribacter butkevichii. Encoded proteins:
- a CDS encoding T9SS type A sorting domain-containing protein yields the protein MKKLLFFLTIIGILSIPKSFAQLVAGDIAFIGMNADGPEGYSFITLTDIPGNEIIFFSDRGIVSNNSYLLGDEGTYKFTAPSSGIPCGTIVSFDENTVDVYTISGVNGALMTKLTGPANFGTADQVYAYQTSGNTISVTPADATFIAGIQGEYDVLTVDPITKWSQAGSVTNTSRSIIPPGLTNGVNCISVTPSGPEKDNLRYKGTLTGTSTYLRAEINNHLNWETTDNGSYNITPSGYNTPAVTCVAPCSQPDVATVTFSPATICEGGTATLNIAGNLNDATEWSVYTGACGGTLIGTTTGTSINVTPTSPSTTYFVRGEGGCTTASSCGSVTITTTTADNANFNYGSTTFCTSDSDPTPTITGLAGGNFSSTAGLSINTNTGQIDLSASTPNTYIVTYTTAGTCSNSSNVSVTINPLDNATFAYSNISYCANDTDPTPTITGLPGGAFTSSGGLSINASTGQVDLSASTPGFYIITYITTGACNNSSNVPFIVDAVDDASFSYSAASYCANDLDPTANITGASGGTFSSTAGLSINTSTGQIDLSASIPNTYTITYATSGTCSNSSNVSVTINALDNASFNYAAASYTNNDTDPTPTITGIPGGTFSSTAGLSLNTSTGEIDLSASTLGTYTITYQTTGACPNSASVSVTIQTSVVTWTGTLNNDWNDTQNWNPAIVPPANADIIIPSSLNNYPTASNAVTFNSLTINSGASFIPQSTVTGSVTFKRNIPTTNWYLASTPIANETLQNIIANNTFATGTGVNIGIGSYSNDGATPWFYANTASTGNFIPGLGVSIKLDTPNDLSSTGNLNTSNVMFPVSASGSRNKFNLIGNPYTAYVNSDNFASVNTDKLTEKTVWLWNGTEYKSYNSIDPIEIAPGQGFFVEASTDGAIAFSTANRSHQGTDTFMRQTPKTSFELFIENNDTKKSTKVFYVAGKTTDFDNGYDSKMFNGVSSDFEVFTQLVSNNKGKNLAIQTLPDANYDSMEIPVGIKAAAGKEITFSLNASNFNDDLKIFLEDRLTNTFTPLNEANSTYKVTLSKNLDGIGRFYIHTTNSTLSIDGTVTLENTSIYKLDNTTLRIAGLPQGNANIKLYSMLGKQVVKTTFTSNGTKDIALPLLAKGVYLVKLETEKGKLNKKIILE